The Toxorhynchites rutilus septentrionalis strain SRP chromosome 3, ASM2978413v1, whole genome shotgun sequence genome includes a region encoding these proteins:
- the LOC129780468 gene encoding protein JTB, which produces MIENLSKKRMVFGISCLILLTIIVLIIESKWMKSGTRRQEFIIENNSTCWIRESYEVIKDCHPCTAFEIASKSQGVCVHTHNKEVLKCLSGEIVTRSCDRVAWLDEKHFWSFQISLTIIGCLSTAVSFLRQKSLNRRAMLKIQNQLGTC; this is translated from the exons ATGATAGAAAATCTTTCCAAAAAGCGAATGGTGTTTGGAATAAGTTGTTTGATATT ATTAACAATCATAGTGTTGATAATCGAATCTAAATGGATGAAGAGCGGAACACGTCGTCAAGAGtttattattgaaaataattccACCTGTTGGATACGTGAATCGTATGAGGTCATAAAGGACTGCCATCCATGCACAGCATTCGAAATAGCCAGTAAATCACAAGGGGTCTGTGTCCACACGCACAACAAAGAAGTGCTAAAGTGCCTTAGTGGAGAGATTGTCACTCGCAG CTGTGATAGAGTCGCTTGGCTTGACGAGAAACATTTTTGGTCCTTCCAGATATCGCTAACAATTATCGGTTGTTTATCAACTGCGGTGTCGTTTCTTCGTCAAAAATCGCTCAATCGAAGGGCCATGCTAAAAATTCAGAACCAACTTGGGACCTGCTAA